The following nucleotide sequence is from Candidatus Eisenbacteria bacterium.
TCGTCACCAACGAGCCGCCGCTGCTCAGCGTGTCGATCGGTCCACGTCGCGGCGACGCGAAGGACACCCTGACGAACATCCAGACGGTCGGCGAGTTCGTGATCAATCTGGTCGACGAGTCGATGTTCCAGGGCATGGTGCGGACGTCGGGCGACTGGCCACCCGAAGTCGACGAGATCGAGCTGGCCGGCTTTCACGCGATTGCCTCCGACCTGGTGAAGGCTCCGCGCATCGCGGAGTCCCCCGTCCAGATGGAGTGCCGGCTCGAACGCGTGATCGAACTGGGTGCCTCGTCGCTGGTGATCGGGCGCTTGCTGCGCGCACACGTGCGCGACGAGATCATTCACGAGGGCGCGGTCGACGCGCACCGGTTGCAGCCGGTCGGCCGCCTCGGCGGCGAGCAATACTCGCTGTTGCGCGAAGTCGCGCGGGCCGCACGACCGGTGGTGGGAGCCGACGGCACCGAGGCGCGCGAGAAGTGAACGGCGAGACCCGCTGCATCCCGGTGCGTTCGGAAGACGTGTGGACCTTCACCGAGCGCAACCTGCCGCTGTGGGACATCCTCGAGCTGTTTCCGAGCGATGCCATCGGACCGCGTGGTCCCAAAGACGATCCGCGGCCCTACGAAGTGCGGCCGATCACGATCGAGACCGATCTCGACTGGAGCTTCGAGACCGACATCCAGTACGGCTCGTGGGTGTTCCGACCGCGGTCCCCGAAGCAGCCCGGCATGATGCGCTGGTGTCGAGAACGTGGATTGGCGGCCGGCGACACGATCGTGTTCGAGAAGCTCGACGCGCGGCGCTTCCGGTTGAGGCTCGAGAAGAGCGACGAGGCGCAGCGGGCGATCGATTCGGTTTGACGCGTGACGTAAGCTGCGAACATGGGTCATCGCGTCCCCGACATTGAGGAGCGGCTGCGCAAGGTGCTCGGTGCGAGTCTGCTCACCCACGAGCCGCTCAAGCGCCACACCACGTTTCGGATCGGCG
It contains:
- a CDS encoding flavin reductase family protein, producing the protein MIIDPEQLSTRALYKFLTSAVVPRPIALVSSIDANGVRNAAPFSYFNIVTNEPPLLSVSIGPRRGDAKDTLTNIQTVGEFVINLVDESMFQGMVRTSGDWPPEVDEIELAGFHAIASDLVKAPRIAESPVQMECRLERVIELGASSLVIGRLLRAHVRDEIIHEGAVDAHRLQPVGRLGGEQYSLLREVARAARPVVGADGTEAREK